The nucleotide sequence CCACTAGGAATGTACTGACAATAATGGAGCCACATAAGCCAAGCAGTACCAATTGGTTTATAAATGTATCTGAGCATGAAAGGGCCAAGAGTGGGGGTACATCACAGAAAAAGTCGTTGATCTCATGGGACCCACAGAAAGGCAGTCTGAATGTCATTGTTGTTTGAGTGACAGCATTCACTACACCCCACAAGTAGGACCCCATCACTAAGAATATGCAGAGCTCATGAGACATACTCACAGAGTACAGCAGAGGGTTGCAGATGGCAGTGAAGCGATCGTAAGCCATAGCAGCCAGGAGGAAGGCTTCTGTGGTACCAAAAAGAGATAGGAAAAAAAACTGAGCAGCACACCCGCCAAAAGAAACTGTGTGGTCTGCTTGCAACAAGTTCACGAGAGCCCTAGGTGCAATCGTGGAAGAATAGCAGATATCCAAAAACGAAAGACTTTGAAGGAAGGCATACAttggtgtgtggaggtgggagtcAGCCCAGATAATTAAAATCATGCCAAAGTTCCCAACCACGGCTAAAGCATATAAGATCAAAAAGATTAGAAACAACGTGGTCTGGATCCCTGGGCCCCCTGAAAACCCAAGTAGAACAAAAGTTGAAGCAGTTGTGAAATTCACCATAGTTTAAGAACAGCCAAACTGAGAGCgaagaaagggaaagagggagtgagggaaaggaagtgaagaagaaagaggaaaacaagaAAAGGATGATCAAAATAGAAGGAGGAAATATATTATCAATCAATATTATTTAATGCTTAAAGGCAGTGAAGAAAGTTTGATATTCCCTATCTATGATCCTGGAGATAATGTCTGGGTCTGATGCATCCATATGCTGCGAATTGATAACATTTATGCTACAGGGAAACAAATCAGAAATAAATAAGTATTCATGCAAAAATAATCTTCATCTCTAAATATATCAGTGTATATTTAACTCTAAGCTTACTGATAAAATATAAAAACTGAATCTATTATTGTCTACTTAAAGTCACATTTTCACTTAatgcttttgttttaaaattttagctAAATCTCTAAATCAGATGCATAGCTACTGCCTTAGTTTGgcattataaaaattttaaactatcTGGGAAAGAGACTTGGTCACACAGTGGCTAAAGCATGAGACTTCTACCCAAATGATCCGTTTAAACCCAgaagctgttctgcaggagagagaggggaCTGCTTGCACCCCTAAAGACGACAGCCTTGGAATTTCTCTGGGACAGTTCTAACCGTCCTGTGGTATGACTGAGGTGAGATTGGCTCAATGGACCTGGTTtggcttttgtttctttgtttattttttatcggACACATTAGTATCGGAATCAGAACAGTGGCTTTACAGTCGACTCATCCCCACTGTTTTCTCACATGGTCTGTGTGAGCGTCCTGTGACGGCTGTAGCAAATCACTACACACTTGGTGGCGTAGACGTTATAAAGTTAGCACGGCAGATCTGTGCAGCATGCTTGAGGAGTGCGTGAGCTACTGCAAAGCAGCGGGCAGTTGTGGGATGTGGATTTCTTCCGTGGCAAGTAAAATACCACTTGGAGCAGTGTTTATAGAAATCTATCCTTAACATTAATTTAATGATATGACTAGGCTATCGATGTATACAACTGTCAAAGTAAAAGTATGTGGTAAAcattaaagaaaagcaaaaagcgTAAAGTATGTCTAActatattaaaaatgtatatgtatgtatttgtgtatTTGTCATTTGTAAATTTGCTGAACTTCTGTACAAAATGAAAGACATTTCAGTCATGAAGTTGTGTCTGACCAATATATAAGGTTAAGTAAATAGCATAGAACATGACATTTTACATAGATTACAATTAAATTAAGGTGAATTGACTCTATTTTCTAATAAATTCTACCCTTATTCTCTTACAATTTATACCACGAAAACAAACCTTGTCTCCAGATCTTTAGCATTTCATAAAACTAAAACCATTTTATACTTTCATGATTTTTTaagctttttgctttcttcagattACTTCTAAATATAAAATGAAAGGTATTTTTAAGTTGTTGGTTTTTATATAAATTCCAGTTTCCAAGATTGAAAGACTAATATTTACTTTACCATTCCATCTTGAAGGAGgcgtagtggctacaagttgagcTTTGAATCtcaagtcagcagttgaaaactaccaaccactctgccaaagaaagacagggctttctactcccataaagcgttgcactctcagaaagctcctgggcattctaccctgtcctctagggccatcTACTcatgggtttggcttggtttatTCTAATCTGAACAAGTAGATTACTACTTGTTTGAGAATAAAGActgaaataaatataataaatgatAGTTATGTGTACTTCATACTGAATTTGTTTGATTATACCTATATTTTGTAATGAGCATATTATAACCCTCGAGTCTACATACTTCTTTTAAAACCAAACACAAAGCAATTCTGATATTCAAGCAACAATTGTTGCTGTCACATTGATCACAGCTCTTGGAGACACCACGTGTGCAAAGGAGAATTCAGtgtcctagggtttccaaggactGGTTTTTTGGAAGCTGATGGCCCACTCTCTCTTGTGGGTCAGCTGTAGGTTAATCCACAGCatcggcctttcagttagcaaccaactgCTTTGCCACTTGGACCACTAAGATTATGCTAATATTAAATGGAAGTAAATAAGTAATTTTATGTAAAATAGGAAGGAGTTCCTGCTCTAAAATTACTTCAAACATGTATTAATATATTAAATGAGCATGAATATAATAATCAAGGTATTTATTCAGTCtatcatcaagtgaattctgactcacaatatctctgtagggcagagtagaattgctccttaggtTTCCCAGAACTAcaaatctttataggatcagTTAGCTTCATTGTTCTCCCAAAACTGGCTAGTAAATTTGAATCACTCTTGAAAATATTGTCCAATTGTATCCTAGAGTGTCATCAAGTTTTTTCTTGGAAGGAGAAATAGAAAATGAACACTTAAATATGCTGTTCAGAAAATTAATcaataaatgtttttatttcaCAAGGACCATTACTTCTCCTCAGAATCTCAGATGAGGAAAGAATTCCCTCCAAGACTACAGAATAAAATATGAAGAATatatttttgtcatatattaaaTACACAAATAAATTACATATCTGCAAATTTAACAAGCTGAGATGCAAAATATTTGAGTGCTTTATATCTTTATTTCTAattgtttaacagttttattgacatgtaattcagaAATACTGTGTGCTTTTTAAAATGCAATGTTTATGATTGCACTGTAACGGATTTATATAgaaaataaaagatgaaaaatCAAGTAAAGATAATTAACATTTATTGAAAAAGTATTATAGGCTACTATtctaaaaaatgaacaaaatcacTCGCAAAAtcatctttgttttattttacattaACGAAAAGGCCACATAAAACATGAGAAGATCAGAAAAATTTAAAGGGAGTATTAAGAGGTATCTCACCACTAAGGGGCTAGATTTTCTGCCAGTCTCTAAGGCCTATATTTCTTGCCCCCATATTTACAATGATTAAGCCATGTTATGCTTTAATATAGATTTTTGTTAAAATGTATAATGAATTTTCAATGCAAAATATGCTCTTTACTCATTAGAACTCTACCATATAGATAAATAGACTGGAGTACTAAAAAGTTGTAAGTCATCAGGCCCAGAGTCTTATTCTGACTAGTAGACAGTGAGTTTGTAAATGCAGTAATGGTCGCATAGATTTATCTCACTTGTCGTTTCTAATATATGAGAGAGAGATCTTGAAATAGATCATTGCTGAAGTGCATGCATTGTTACTATTACCTATTTTCCCTTTGATTCTCTAAGTATATGATATATTAGTTTACATTTGTATCTGTAGAAATAAGGTGGaaaaatataagaaagaactatTCACTGATGGATGCCATAATGCTTACAGTTCTGTAGATGAATATCATGGTAAACTCAACTTGAGTGAAAAATTAGTAGAAGAAATAAAGCTGTGAAGAATTCAATAAGATATTATGGAGTATGCATTGAACTGTGAGTCAAGAGATGCATTCTCAGGTGCTATTTTGCCAGTCAATAGGAGCAGTTGAGCAAGTGTTCTGAAATACTttataataaaatgaatttagtAGACTTCGTATTGCAGACAAGATGCCACACCATTTTGTATGTATGTCTTTATTTAATACTCTTAAAAGGCCATAGTAGTAAATATAATAATTACTGAGAAATTTAGTATGTACTATTTAGTGAACAAAGGATACAATTCAAAGTCAGTAAATTTGGAACCAGAACCCATGACAAATAAGCCTATACTTAAGAGCCAAgttgaaatattttctatttaaagTTTGCATCAATGGTCCACAATTAAATAGGTCCAATTACTGGTCTATGTATAATTAAGTACCCATTAAACAGAAGTATATCTGTTAGCCaaatctttattttaaatttttgtgtTAAAGAAACAGGGCTTTGAGTGATACATTTTGAGAAACAATGTCATATTATCTTTAAAATTCTGGTGCCGGAATATCTGAGACAAACATGAACTAGCTATTATCTTTTGACATGTGTCTGACTTATGTAATTTAGTACCCTCACCTGTCAAATGTGGATACTGTGCTTTAATGTGGACATTGAACAATATTCCCAACATAAAAGCACTCTGAAGAGTAAGCATAATGCTGAGTAGTAAGCATAATACATGCATTGTCTTATTAATAGTGGTAGTTTTATTAGTACTCCATGCTATTTTAATTGAGGTCTCCAGTTTTCACATATCAGTTGGAATTCTTCAGGAAATTTTTATTGACTTCATGCGTTCCATTGAATTCACAAAATTTTAATGAACTTAATTTTCACAGGTACTTTAGTAAAGCGCTgtattttctcaatgcaattgaCCTCACCTAAATGTCCAGTGATCTTCTGTTCCTGGTTGGCTTATAGGAGACGCTATGTGCACTCTGTGACTCAGCGCGTCCTCAGGAAACTTGTACAGCAAAATTGAGCTCGAGATCAGAGTGAGAGTTATAGCGCCGCTTCCTCAGAGTCGGTCACCTGAGATTTATTCTCAAAGGCTTTGTGCTAACAAGAGCGGTAGGCTCACGCAAGTGTATCACTTGGCAAGAAGACTAATTGAAGTCCCAGAGTAGATTCACACGTATAGAAAaagacataaatatatttaaaataagaatTAAAGATTCATATTTTATACAGTTAACTCATAAATTACACATATGGTATTAACAGTCTGAAAAGGAACATCTCAAAATAAGTGTTGAACACAATTATAAtggtttaaagtttaaaatataGAATGACACCTATTTATAAAACAAGTAAATCATACTTTAAGGCTTCAATTTTTAAGAGGACATGCCTTGTCTCATATATTACTGGCTCAaaatcagtggttctctacctgtgaatagcgacccctttgggggtcaaatgaccctttcatgggtgtcatccaattcataagagaagcaaaatgacagttatgaaatagcaactaaaataattttatggttggccgggtcaccacaacatgaggaactgtatgaaagggtcgcagctttAGGAATGTTGGGAACCACTGGTGTAAATCATGAAATGGAACCCAAGTGTCATGAATATGCATATGCCAGATACATAATTGTATGATGTATTAAtcaaattcaaataaaaaaatgAGTTGTTAATATATAATCCAAAATATTTCTCGATAATATTTTATTTGATTTCATTTTAGTAGTAAAAGTGCATTACCACTGATATTACTATAAACCATATATTTATCCACTATTATGTGGAGGGAAATTCCTTGCTTAAATTTTGGAGGATTTCTCTAAGAGACACTAATTTTCTAttcataaaaaaagaaacttagaTATAAAAGTACTTAAACCAATTTTAGAGAATACTTggtgaaattaaaattttaataaaatgaaaaccaATGCACATTGATTTTTGTACTAGTGTGCCCTGATGTTCTATCAAAATGGTTTGCAATATATATCAAAGTATGTAAATTAAATTTGATCATTCAATTTGGGAAATCTGACATAACTGCACTAACTTTCTACTTGGAAAATTAGTTCCATTATTATCTATCTTTTataaaaaatagagagtttctacAACTTATCAATGTGCTACAAATAGCACTCATAACAACACAATAAGAAACCTACTGAAGTGAATTttctaattaataataaaaaactcAAGCCTTCAAATAAACACAGAAAATGATGGGATATTATTGGAATAAGCATATCATTCAAAGGTGTTATTAATGGAGGAAAGATCACAAAATTTTGGAAGTATGCATGCAGAAGATCTGTAATAAGAGAATACATACTGTCCTAAACTGCAAGACATTAttttagaaatgaaaattaaataaatatatgtattgcACTTAATAATTTTATCTTAACTAGGTATAATAAATGATTTCTGCTGTGTAAATTTCTACAATATTATAATTAGAGAAACCATTTAATTTAAATTCCTTAATTGGAAATATATTCTTGAAAGATAAaagtgcttcttatttctttattTGGTTATTGTTGAAAACATTCACCAATTGAACCGTTTCTAGATGTATCATTTAGTGGCATCgattacattcttcaagctgggtatccattttcttcttctatttctgagttgttccttcccCATTAAAATAAATCCACTGCCCATTAAAATGTCTAGTTAAATTTTCAAGTTGCTGCTGTCAATTTAATTCCCATAGTCAGTTCTTAAAAGCACATAATGGTAATTCAGATAAACGAATGCTTTAGTATAGATTAAACTCACTGTAAAGAGGACCGAAATCCTCACAATCtgaccgataggtaacatcatggtaaatggaaaaaagattaaaattgtcaagtCTTTTGTGTTGTCTGGATCTATCATCAATACCCATGGAACAAGCTGGCCAGAGAACAaaaatgtgttgcattaggtaaatctgatgcaaaTCACATCTTTagcgtattgaaaagcaaggatgttactttgtaaatacccaaaccatggtattttctattgtgtCATATGAGGAAATCTAAAGTGaatagaaaaaataatgataTCAGGGATTTGAATAGATATTTTCAAAGGAAGAgcgtgagaagacaaaataaaatattggaatgaaatgtgcaaagacctagagtttgaACACCATAAGGAGAGAGCACACTCAGAATATATTAAACTgaaataattcaagaaaaaaatcaagcctggagtttaaaatattgaaaaattctatggtcaaaatattggattttgcaggaaacatcaaaagaatctagaaagaatacagagtcatggtaccaaaaagaactaataaAGGTTCTAGCATTTCAGAAGGTAATATTTGACCAAGAGCAATAgtgctgaaagaagttcaagcggTACTGAAAGCATTGACCAGATACAAGACACGAGGGACTGACGGAAtatcaatttaaatgtttcaacgagcggatgaagcactgaaaacacTTCTAACGAGGACTagtaatttgaaagacagctacttggctaactgactagGAGAGATACATATGTGTAcccacagaaaggtgacccaacagaatgctcaaaaatAGCACATGATCATTGAGATGATATGCAAACAACATTTTGCTGAAGTCGGTTGGGTTGCACCAGCACATTGAGAAGGAATTGCTCGTGGTTCAAGACAGGTTTCGTAAGAGGATTTGGAGCTAAgagtatcattgctggtgtcaggtggatcttggctcgaAGAAGAGAACGACAgacaaatgtttacttgtgtttttgtgaTGCTGTGGGGATCaacacaaactatggatagcccttagaagaatgggaatacgAGAACGCTTCATTATGCTCACTAGGAACTTATAAATGGATCAAGGgtcaattgtgtgaacagaacaagagaatacttcatggtttaaattaggaaaggtgtgaggTCAGGGTTGGTTCCTCCCATCATAGTTATTCAAATTGTactctgaacaaatcatcagacaagctagattatatgaagatggaatgtggcatcaggcttggagTATGGCTTACTTAAGAACCCGTGGTACACAGgtagcacaaccttgcttgctgatagtGGGGACCAGagacacttgctgttgaagacaagggttacagtcttcagtgtggattatgactccATGGAAAGCAGAACAAAGTCATCCTAACTGGACCCAATGGGAACAAGCTGAGAAGTGGTGAAAAAGATCAGAAATATCAGTACAGACAGTTCTCCACTACCTAGTTTTATGAGTTACCTGGCAATGCAGTTAGCTTTTTAAAAGGGCACTGAGCTACACATTTCTTACCCTTCTCCAATTCCTAACCATCCTCCTTCCTCTGGCGTTTTAGATTGCTAGGTACAAATTGCTGtgtcctagatggccacttacaaacttttaagactcTGTGTATTACCTATTGAGCTAGGAGGCAGTACAGAAAAACTACACATGCTATTAAGCCAATTAATGGGAAATGCCACAAAACCTTACCTCCAAACAAATTCAAATGTAGTGTGTGGTTGTTTATTAGCAGTCTCAAAATACACCATTTTCTTACGTTTTTGTCAATAGTTGTATTGCAGAGCTTTTTAAAGCTGTACAATTtattgagagcaaatgtttaatTGGCTGAATTTATTGTTATACTTATAATTACTTGCTCCTGATTTAATTTTAACTCAGGCGATTCTATGCACTTTCTAGGTTTGTTAcgtctgtgacctttcagaagcagatcattagGCACCTTCCCAAGTTcttctgggtgaatttgaaccatctGACGCTGGCTAATACTCAAGTAATTAGCTATTTATACCACCCAAGAATAACAAAGCTTAATAAATTTTCAATTCAGGTAAAAGTACACTTaaactcccaaaccaaacccagtccTGTTGGGTCAATGCCAAATCATATCAACCAGACATAGGTTTCCTGAGGCTATACATCTGTATGGGagaagagagcctcattttttctTGCtctgagtgcctggtgggtttgaaacaccgaCCTATTGATTAACAGCTCAAtgcttactccacagtgccacaagACTTCCTTAAAAGAGCACTTACAGATGAATAAACTATATCACTTGGTAGACACATGTCATATACTTTATTGAAACTCCGAATTACTGTGCAATACGAGGAGTGAAATCTAATGTAACTATAGACTTAATGAGGGAAGTAGGGGATGGGTGGCCCAATAGCACTGATGATTGTGTAACCCCACTGGAACAACAGAATGgtgtgtgaatggatatattggatcgtGTAAGATGTGggagaaataaatgaataaaggttcctggggaggagggtgggaaagggaggggataaaggggaattgaaataaaatgttttgaaattgactaCGGTACAATAttatttgatgtgattgaactatgcatTGCTATGGTATCAGTAAGatcttccaataaaattatttaaaagacagAAATAAAAAACTCAAACCAGATAACAAGCCTCAATTTTGGTTCATCCATTGTAAAAAGAGATGCCCTGTGAGTGCAGCGTATCAATAGTAGGAAAACTGTGTGTTGATGGAAGAGCACTGGGGAACGGTGTGTTTTCTGAATAATTTTTCTGTTTacttaaaatttctttaaaataaattgtaTTACAGAGTACACACAATATGTCAACTCGAACAAGTCACATTCTTTAATAGTGCTACTTGTATCTTTACAACTAGGAAAGCTAACCTAAATATTACACTGGCTTTTCTTAGGCAAATCTGAGAGCTGAGGTCACAGAGAGAACTGCAGCCCCACATTCTGGAGAGATGGTTGTAGAGATCACCACAGACAAATTACTGGATCCAGAAACTGGTAAATTCTAttacataacattattttctatgGGTGAATTCAAGTGTGGCATAGCATGAGAGTGAGAAACTCCTAAAATTTCTAGGTTTTTGGAGCTTCCACGGTGAGGTTTTTTTAATTCCttaatttttcagaaaaaaagaaggGTAAAAACAATATTTTTTGAAATATGCTCACAACCATAATAATATTCAGTCCCTTAATCTCTGttataggagccctgctggcagaatGAGTTCTATCTActgcgctgctaactgcaaagtcagtgtaTTGAATCAGCAGCCTTGGAAGAGGGAGAAGCTGAGTCttcttgctcctgtaaagatttgtagcccAGGAACCCATTGGGGTCGCTCCAAGTCCGCTTGCACTTGACGGCAGTGACACTGTTCTTTTTGAGAAATTCCTTTGTCTTTAGGATTAGCCTCATAACACAGAGGCAGAATTTGAAGTGACGCGAAGGTAGAGTTTATAATATATTTCCGCGATTTGTCTTGGGCGTGTATAATTAGTTGGCTTTAGTATTTTACCCTTTGCAGAAAAATGAGAAGCACCTAGACATTGTCTCCAACTAGCAATCTCACAGAATGATGTAGGGGACCCTCCCTGATCCAGAGGTAACTGAGCATACTGATGCACATCTCTGTATGGTGTTTCTGAAGCTGCCTAAAGCCtctatagggagccctggtggaataatgGCCATAGGTCGGGCTGCTAATTGACCACAGCAATTGGGAACCACTAACCACcctatgagagaaagacaaggctttctacttctatcacgtgttacagtctcagaaactcacagggggcagttctaccctgtcctataggatcggtgtgagtcagaatcatcttgatggtagtgagcttgaAAGCCTCCGTAAACAAGTTAGACTTAACAATTGAAAGCAGTGCACTGCTTGATTCTGACCCCTAGAGAATCTATAGGACGGAGGTGAACTGGcccttagagattctgaaactaaaCCTTTATGAGAGTATACTAACCCCCCTCTCTTGTGATGGGGGTAGTGGTGTAACTTTGATGTTAGCAGTCCTGTGTTGTTTAACCCACCATACCTTCACACGCTTTGTTCAAactgtgattatatatatatatatatatatatatatatatatatatatatatatatgtataagctgagtttttcagcacattttaatgccgtttttgtggtaaaattaggtgcctcaattGATATTCCGGTCGGCTTGTGCTCAAGTATATATATTCACTTAGCCTCTGCTTTCTTTAAAGAGTTTTCTCTCCATCA is from Tenrec ecaudatus isolate mTenEca1 chromosome 2, mTenEca1.hap1, whole genome shotgun sequence and encodes:
- the LOC142441242 gene encoding olfactory receptor OR9H1, translated to MVNFTTASTFVLLGFSGGPGIQTTLFLIFLILYALAVVGNFGMILIIWADSHLHTPMYAFLQSLSFLDICYSSTIAPRALVNLLQADHTVSFGGCAAQFFFLSLFGTTEAFLLAAMAYDRFTAICNPLLYSVSMSHELCIFLVMGSYLWGVVNAVTQTTMTFRLPFCGSHEINDFFCDVPPLLALSCSDTFINQLVLLGLCGSIIVSTFLVVFVSYIYILAAILRIRTVQGRQKAFSTCASHLTGVCLFFGTVFFMYAQPSAISSMEQSKVVSIFYTIVIPMLNPLIYSLRNKDVKQALRRSRQKLSL